From one Neofelis nebulosa isolate mNeoNeb1 chromosome 4, mNeoNeb1.pri, whole genome shotgun sequence genomic stretch:
- the CALU gene encoding calumenin isoform X2, whose product MDLRQFLMCLSLCTAFALSKPTEKKDRVHHEPQLSDKVHNDAQSFDYDHDAFLGAEEAKTFDQLTPEESKERLGMIVDKIDVDKDGFVTEGELKSWIKHAQKKYIYDNVENQWHEFDMNQDGLISWDEYRNVTYGTYLDDPDPDDGFNYKQMMVRDERRFKMADKDGDLIATKEEFTAFLHPEEYDYMKDIVVQETMEDIDKNADGFIDLEEYIGDMYSHDGNADEPEWVKTEREQFVEFRDKNRDGKMDKEETKDWILPSDYDHAEAEARHLVYESDQNKDGKLTKEEIVDKYDLFVGSQATDFGEALVRHDEF is encoded by the exons ATGGACCTGCGACAGTTTCTTATGTGCCTGTCCTTGTGCACAGCCTTTGCTTTGAGCAAGCCCACAGAAAAGAAGGACCGTGTACACCATGAGCCTCAGCTCAGCGACAAAGTTCACAATGATGCTCAGAGTTTTGATTATGACCATGATGCCTTCTTGGGTGCTGAAGAAGCAAAGACCTTTGATCAGCTGACACcagaagaaagcaaggaaagacTTGG AATGATTGTAGATAAAATAGACGTGGATAAAGATGGGTTTGTGACGGAGGGGGAGCTGAAATCCTGGATTAAGCACGCCCAGAAGAAATACATATATGACAATGTTGAAAACCAATGGCACGAGTTTGATATGAATCAAGACGGCTTAATCTCCTGGGATGAGTACAGAAACGTGACTTATGGCACTTACTTGG atgaTCCAGACCCTGATGATGGTTTTAACTATAAACAAATGATGGTTAGAGATGAGCGGAGATTTAAGATGGCAGACAAGGATGGAGACCTTATTGCCACAAAGGAAGAATTCACAGCTTTCCTGCACCCTGAGGAATATGATTACATGAAAGACATAGTAGTACAG GAAACAATGGAGGATATAGATAAGAATGCTGATGGTTTCATTGACCTGGAAGAGTATATTG GTGACATGTACAGCCATGATGGAAATGCTGATGAGCCAGAATGggtaaagacagaaagagaacaattTGTTGAGTTTCGAGATAAGAACCGTGATGGGAAGATGGACAAGGAAGAGACCAAAGACTGGATCCTCCCCTCAGACTATGATCATGCAGAGGCAGAAGCCAGGCACCTAGTGTATGAATCAGACCAGAACAAG GATGGCAAGCTTACCAAGGAGGAGATTGTTGACAAGTATGATTTATTTGTGGGCAGCCAGGCCACAGATTTTGGTGAGGCCTTAGTACGACACGATGAGTTCTGA
- the CALU gene encoding calumenin isoform X1: MDLRQFLMCLSLCTAFALSKPTEKKDRVHHEPQLSDKVHNDAQSFDYDHDAFLGAEEAKTFDQLTPEESKERLGKIVSKIDGDKDGFVTVDELKDWIKFAQKRWIYEDVERQWKGHDLNEDGLVSWEEYKNATYGYVLDDPDPDDGFNYKQMMVRDERRFKMADKDGDLIATKEEFTAFLHPEEYDYMKDIVVQETMEDIDKNADGFIDLEEYIGDMYSHDGNADEPEWVKTEREQFVEFRDKNRDGKMDKEETKDWILPSDYDHAEAEARHLVYESDQNKDGKLTKEEIVDKYDLFVGSQATDFGEALVRHDEF, encoded by the exons ATGGACCTGCGACAGTTTCTTATGTGCCTGTCCTTGTGCACAGCCTTTGCTTTGAGCAAGCCCACAGAAAAGAAGGACCGTGTACACCATGAGCCTCAGCTCAGCGACAAAGTTCACAATGATGCTCAGAGTTTTGATTATGACCATGATGCCTTCTTGGGTGCTGAAGAAGCAAAGACCTTTGATCAGCTGACACcagaagaaagcaaggaaagacTTGG AAAGATTGTAAGTAAAATAGATGGCGACAAGGACGGGTTTGTCACTGTGGATGAGCTCAAAGACTGGATTAAATTTGCACAAAAGCGCTGGATTTACGAGGATGTAGAGCGACAGTGGAAGGGGCATGACCTCAATGAGGACGGCCTCGTTTCCTGGGAGGAGTATAAAAATGCCACCTACGGCTACGTTTTAG atgaTCCAGACCCTGATGATGGTTTTAACTATAAACAAATGATGGTTAGAGATGAGCGGAGATTTAAGATGGCAGACAAGGATGGAGACCTTATTGCCACAAAGGAAGAATTCACAGCTTTCCTGCACCCTGAGGAATATGATTACATGAAAGACATAGTAGTACAG GAAACAATGGAGGATATAGATAAGAATGCTGATGGTTTCATTGACCTGGAAGAGTATATTG GTGACATGTACAGCCATGATGGAAATGCTGATGAGCCAGAATGggtaaagacagaaagagaacaattTGTTGAGTTTCGAGATAAGAACCGTGATGGGAAGATGGACAAGGAAGAGACCAAAGACTGGATCCTCCCCTCAGACTATGATCATGCAGAGGCAGAAGCCAGGCACCTAGTGTATGAATCAGACCAGAACAAG GATGGCAAGCTTACCAAGGAGGAGATTGTTGACAAGTATGATTTATTTGTGGGCAGCCAGGCCACAGATTTTGGTGAGGCCTTAGTACGACACGATGAGTTCTGA